One stretch of Plasmodium yoelii strain 17X genome assembly, chromosome: 5 DNA includes these proteins:
- a CDS encoding PIR protein has protein sequence MYHYLCETFNVLRNYLPDELDNSAKYEFDKNEYLKKYCPNGDSDKKCETDLDKIKAGFLCLFEQIIVNNIDDLSKEQAKAFIIYIMIWFNYMLNLKNVNDINNLNDFYIKYTENNTDYEYCKTDGIDCGSALKDKTGYNNFKEFIEANKFLLNIKFEDASKVYDSFKLLCNMFYGVNVANPNSEEYLRIANQFVEKYKELNGYSDITEDSPYYQVLSTLSNDYNNIKNECRACQSSNFPTLSTYSRRSVIKNTLISIAFIFALVSIFLGIAYKYSLFGFRKRFQKQYLREKIKNIKKRINH, from the exons aTGTATCATTACCtg tgtgaaaCATTCAATGTATTGAGAAACTATTTACCCGATGAATTAGATAATTCTGCAAAATAcgaatttgataaaaatgagtATCTTAAGAAATATTGCCCTAATGGAGATTCAGATAAAAAATGTGAGACTGatctcgataaaattaaggctggatttttatgtttatttgaacaaattattgttaataatattgatgATTTAAGTAAAGAACAGGCTAAAgcgtttattatatacattatgatatggttcaattatatgttaaacctaaagAATGTTAATGACATCAACAActtaaatgatttttatattaaatatacagAAAATAATACGGATTATGAATATTGTAAAACAGATGGTATTGATTGTGGTAGTGCATTAAAAGATAAAACgggatataataattttaaggaGTTCATAGAAGCAAACAAATTTTTGTTGAATATTAAATTTGAAGATGCTTCTAAAGTTTATgattcatttaaattattatgtaatatgTTTTATGGAGTTAATGTAGCCAATCCAAATTCCGAGGAATATTTAAGAATAGCTAATcaatttgttgaaaaatataaagaacttAATGGATATTCTGATATTACTGAAGATAGTCCCTATTATCAAgtattgtctacattatcaaatgattacaataatattaaaaatgaatgtAGAGCTTGTCAATCTAGTAATTTTCCAACACTTTCAACATATTCACGAAGATCAGTAATAAAAAACACACTAATTTCAAttgcatttatatttgctTTAGTATCAATTTTCTTGGGTAttgcttataag tattcgttatttggatttcggaaacgatttcaaaaacaatatttaagagaaaaaataaaaaatataaagaagagaataaatcattaa